In one Chroicocephalus ridibundus chromosome Z, bChrRid1.1, whole genome shotgun sequence genomic region, the following are encoded:
- the LOC134508626 gene encoding betaine--homocysteine S-methyltransferase 1, producing MLPIGKTTKQGKRGILERLDAGEIVIGDGGFVFALEKRGYVKAGPWTPEATVEHPEAVRQLHREFIRAGSNVLQTFTFYASEDKLENRGNYVAEKISCQKVNEAACDIAREVANEGDALVAGGVSQTPSYLSCKDEAEVKAAFRKQLEVFMKKNVDFLIAEYFEHVEEAVWAVEVLKESGKPVAATMCIGPEGDMHGVPPGQCAVQLVKAGASIVGVNCHFDPDTSLETVKLMKEGLQAAKLKAHLMSQPLAFHTPDCGKQGFIDLPEFPFGLEPRIVTRWDIQKYARKAYDLGIRFIGGCCGFEPYHIRAIAEELAPERGFLPEASDKHGSWGDNLSMHTKPWVRARARKEYWENLKPASGRPYCPSMSKPDGWGVTKGARELMQQKEATTKQQLKELFQKQKF from the exons ATGCTGCCCATCGGGAAGACCACGAAACAGGGCAAAAGG GGTATTCTAGAGCGCTTAGACGCTGGAGAAATTGTCATTGGAGATGGAGGATTTGTCTTTGCTCTTGAAAAGAGGGGATATGTTAAAGCTGGACCTTGGACTCCTGAAGCGACGGTAGAACACCCGGAAGCAG TTCGTCAGCTTCACCGAGAGTTCATCAGAGCTGGATCCAATGTTCTGCAGACATTCACGTTTTATGCCAGTGAGGACAAACTAGAGAACAGAGGCAATTATGTAGCTGAGAAAATAAGC TGCCAGAAAGTGAATGAAGCTGCTTGTGACATTGCAAGAGAAGTGGCTAATGAAGGCGATGCTTTAGTAGCTGGAGGAGTCAGTCAAACACCATCATACTTAAGCTGCAAGGATGAAGCAGAGGTTAAAGCAGCCTTTCGAAAGCAACTAGAAGTCTTTATGAAGAAGAATGTGGACTTCCTAATTGCAGAG tattttgaacATGTTGAAGAGGCTGTTTGGGCAGTTGAAGTTCTAAAAGAATCTGGAAAGCCAGTTGCAGCTACAATGTGCATTGGTCCAGAAGGAGACATGCATGGTGTACCCCCTGGACAATGTGCTGTCCAACTGGTAAAGGCTG GTGCTTCTATTGTTGGAGTCAACTGCCATTTTGATCCAGATACTTCCCTGGAAACTGTGAAACTGATGAAAGAGGGCTTGCAGGCTGCCAAACTGAAAGCCCACCTGATGTCCCAACCACTTGCTTTCCATACACCTGATTGTGGAAAGCAGGGTTTTATTGACCTTCCAGAATTTCCATTTG GTCTGGAACCAAGAATTGTAACCAGATGGGATATTCAAAAATATGCAAGAAAGGCCTATGACTTAGGAATTCGTTTCATTGGAGGTTGCTGTGGATTTGAGCCATATCACATCCGAGCAATAGCTGAGGAGCTGGCTCCTGAAAGAGGATTTTTGCCAGAAGCTTCTGATAAACATGGTAGCTGGGGTGATAACCTCAGCATGCATACCAAACCCTGGGTCAGAGCAAG ggcAAGAAAAGAATACTGGGAGAATCTGAAGCCTGCTTCAGGCAGGCCATATTGTCCTTCAATGTCAAAGCCAGATGGCTGGGGAGTGACCAAAGGAGCCAGGGAGCTGATGCAACAGAAAGAagcaacaaccaaacaacaactgAAGGAACtcttccagaaacagaagttcTAA